Below is a window of Pocillopora verrucosa isolate sample1 chromosome 6, ASM3666991v2, whole genome shotgun sequence DNA.
GCTCCCGGATGAAATCACTCATACCCAGTCTTTCCCTGTTGTAAATACCCTTATAGCTTCGCTTTGCTGATAAACACGTGAGGAAAACTAAGCGAAACCCCTCTTATCAAACCCAAAGttaagaggaaaatgaaaaagaaaagcaaaggaaCAAAAGTTCAAGGAAAGGTAAGACAGATCAAGAAAACAGATACCGACCAGGAGGCTGAATCAATCGCAGCTGTTGATGAAAACTCGGAAGAAGATCAAACGAGGAAGGAAAGCACTCAGATAATTGGAGAAAATGCCACCGAAACCGAGTTTAAGGACGATGACGATCGTCTTATTGCTGTAATAGACAAGAATCCAGTGAAACCTTCAAGCTGCGTGAATGATGATcaagatgatgatgaagatgccCCCGTGGATGTATCTTGGAAAGCTGCCAAGGAGAGTGCGCTTCGCGAACGAACATTGGAGAGAGAGATCGTTCTCGATACtaagcgaaaagaaaaacagatgagaATTGAGAGAGATGAAAAGCTACGcgaacaaaaggaaagaaagcgAGCAAGAGAATATTCAAGATTACCAATGGAAATTCTGCAGAAGGTTGCCCGGCAACAAGAGTCAGAGGAAACCCTTAAATCACAAACAATTGAGAGTAGAAGTCATGTGACCTTTGACAATTCAAGTGAAGATGAGCAGGATGAgagagaagaacaaaaagaggaacaagGAGCAGTACAGGAAGAAACAGCTGGAATCAAAGTACTTGTCTTGCCAAGGGagacaaagaaaccaaaaaaaatccaGCAATCtgctaatttatttttacaggaACGTCTGTACGGTGACAGAGTTCAGCGCATTTCAGCTTCCAGAAGCTCAGATCTGATGAAAAAATCTCGCAACAC
It encodes the following:
- the LOC131784042 gene encoding U3 small nucleolar RNA-associated protein NOL7-like; protein product: MKKKSKGTKVQGKVRQIKKTDTDQEAESIAAVDENSEEDQTRKESTQIIGENATETEFKDDDDRLIAVIDKNPVKPSSCVNDDQDDDEDAPVDVSWKAAKESALRERTLEREIVLDTKRKEKQMRIERDEKLREQKERKRAREYSRLPMEILQKVARQQESEETLKSQTIESRSHVTFDNSSEDEQDEREEQKEEQGAVQEETAGIKVLVLPRETKKPKKIQQSANLFLQERLYGDRVQRISASRSSDLMKKSRNTLVPARNFSKKSW